In Anopheles arabiensis isolate DONGOLA chromosome 2, AaraD3, whole genome shotgun sequence, the genomic window AAATTTATCATCCGTTTTTCGTACCCAATGCTACATGAGTTCCTAGCTCTACAACCAACTTACCGTTCGGCCTCTCTATCGTACAATTAAAATACAACATTAAATAATGCACTCATTCTTCCCTAACCGGGTGTCAGTTACGCtgttttttggtattttcatTCACATATGCCGTTGTTTCATTGCTTTTTTCGTTATCTTTTCTGTTGtctatcttttgtttgttcttgttcttaCTTCTTTCTTTTGCCGTACTGCTTTGTCTGTTTTACCTTATCGTGTTTCttattttatatattatcGTGTATCATTTTCTACATTACTTCTCTCCTCATCCTTTATCGCTTGGGCTATAATTTTGAGTTACCGTTTCTTTTCCAACAATATTGCTTCTTTTAATAatcttttgaattattttactattttgtaTAGCGTTTTGTTTACACTCGCATTCTACATACAGACTATCACGTTCTTTTCAAACCTGTCCCGAAGCGTTCCTTCTTGTTCGATCTGCCTTTTGACTAGCGTTCTCTTAATTTTGTGTTCCATTCTGTACCTTTTTCCCCGTTTCTGTAATAAATGAACCGGTTTTACAGTATTAAGATTCTCTTTTATAGAGTATTTTACCAGCAATTGGCCAGGAAATTTAAAGCATTAGGCAGAACATAGTAAGGtcactttttaaaaccaaCTTTAAGGAGAAAGGCGTAAAATATGGTGTACTTTTTCTAGTTCTAGTTCCGAGTGTTGGTCCGTAACATAATGTAGAACTGTTTCGATCGAGACTATTCAGACGTTTTGGCTAACCAGAGGCAATGAGAAAAAGTATAGAACGAAACGaataaatgcaaaacataTCGCTTACTTCCCACTTCCAACTGTGTCCGATTTGTGGGATTTAATTAacctcttcttcttcgcctCTCTTTTTCTAATCAACATCAAGAAACAGGAAAGAAACACGTCGTGCGTTCCGAAATCAGTTACTCGGTAATCATGTTCTGAAAGTCGTTCAGCGAACCGTACGTCTCCGGGTCTTCCTGCCGGTGAACGATCTGGGGCGGTCGCGGTAGTGCTAGCGGCACGGGCAACAGCTCCGGCATCACCGAATGATGCGTTATCAGTGCCCTCAGGGATGTAAACTCTTTcgtaaaaccctgtaaaaagagagagcgaaaaacgCCATAAGTGACAAGAAGCGATAACACCGGAACCGGAGTAAGTCAGTCACAGTCTGATCGTACCTTAATTTTATAACCCCGTATCGTTCTTAGTATTAGATAGTGAGCCACTTTCGGGGCCGGCGGCGGTACACGTAGCGACAGCGCGAAGCAGCCCGGTTTGGTTGTGCTTTGGCGCACCAGGAATGCGCCCGGGTTTTGGCGCGAAAGCACCTCGAGCGAAATTTCGCGCGGTATGCCCGCCTGGAACCAGGGCGCCCCTTTCAGCTCGTGCTGTTCCTTCAGGCTGAGACTATCGTTGCGCAGCGGAACGGCCGGTGGGTAGAGCAGGGTGGTCGCCGTATGATTGTAGCGGGGGCCACCGGCATCGAACAGTATGCTGGTTCCCGCTGCACCCAGCGACGTTCCCGGCGTGAGCGGACTTCGCATTGTGCTGCTGCCAGCGGCCATCGTCggagtggtggtgttggtggccgATGTTGCCGAACCGGAcagtttgttgctgttgctgctgcaggtaGTGAACACTGTCGTCGAGAGCGTTGTCTCGGCCGTGTCGGCACAGATGCCCTCGTTCACGTACCCGTCCGAGATCGTCTGGGAGGAGCTGGACGAGCTCGACGGCGAGGACGAACTGTGCACGAGCGGTCGGCTATCTTCGGCCGTCCTGAGGATACCCATCGTTAGTCGTTTCACCTGCAAATGAGAAGCGCATGGTTTAgtgaaccgtttttttttttcgcggaCGCTAACCCTGCACACAGTACCAGCGGGGGCTTTTCGGTCAGCTTGCGGCAGGTGTTCAATTCCGTCGGTGAGTTTTCCTCCTCGGAGCTGTTGGCGGTGCGCGGCACATCCAGCAGGTTGTTGGTGGTGCGGTGGAAGAACACGGTCGTCCCTACGCTACCGCCCGTACCGCCCGGGCCGCTGCAGATGGTCGCTTTGGCCGTGCGGCTGGTTGGTGTGTGGCTGGTGGACAGAGGTGTCGCCGTGCCCATGCCCCCCATCAGCCGGGGCaggttgtttggtgtcgtTTCGATCTGGTTGCTATTGATGGCGGTGCAGTTCATATTTAGCGGGATGTCGTGCGGTTATGTCGAGCTCACATCACAAGCCGCCGTTCTGTGCTGGGTGTTTTCCGATGATGCAAGGTGCTTCACGAgctgaaaagaaaagaaaagaataaactATTATACTTTTTAGTTATTTTCCAGAATCAACTGGTCCCTAAGGAAGACATCTCTACTTTAGGTTTTGCTGCCTTCTGTGTAAGATAACGTTAGGGAAAAGATCTGTTTTGATCTCACACTCATTTTGACACAATGCAATAttattaacatattttaacaTTCTCTGTGACTCTTTGATATAGCTTAACCCTATCGAAAGATTAAACCGAAAAGAGACAAATTTTGGAACAGTTGAAGTTCTATTAGTTGATGATCCGGTCACTGATCCGGTAAAAACTTAAGACTAGAGATGTAACTCTTATTCAGAATCACAAATCTAAATGAATCTTCAACGAGAATCAATCAATCTTAATCTCAAATATCAATATTCAAGAATCTCCCACGATTCATGGATCTCTAATGATTCATCAATatggaaaaaaagaaccttACAAGATTCATGAATGTCTAAAGTAACATAAAAGTCTAACGACATACTTGAAGATGTTCATTACATTGCATAGCGGTATGTATCGATTTTATCTCTTCATTTATTTGCTTGTTTCAATATGGTTTTATGCACTGATTGTAAATTCAAGCTCTTTTTCGTGTCTAGTTGAAACGAATCCTGAGATACGCATTAGATAATCATGGAGCTTTGAGATTTGTAAGAATCATCAAAGATTCATAAGTCATTCAGGGATTCAGAAATTTATCAATGGTaagaattaaacaaattaGAGACTTATGAAATCTTCCGAGCTTCATAAACCTTTGGATATTCGATTTGTGATTAATTTGCTTGAGACGAATTAATTAACTCATCACTGAAACTGTACAAGTATGACTCATTACGAAATATTCTTGACGCACTtacgactatttcgacttaAGACACTACTTAAGACTATTTCGGTCCATGTGGGCCAACCATATCATTTGCTAGACAACGAATGACCATATATAACATAAAATCGTGAAAGAGATTGGGAATATCGGATTGGTAAACGACACCATCAACCAGAGAGCAGAAAGACCAAGAACGAAAAGTCTACTAAGTAAGCAGTACATCACCATAAGTAATCCAGCTCCCGTTAAATTAGCTAATGAACTGCATTAACTCGAAAGTCATACTGAAATGAGCGTATCCCTCTATTGCAAAGTATTGCAAGCCCGTTGCCTTTACCCCCGCtccaattaattaatttaactcAATTGGCTACCATTTCCCCTTCAGTAGCACCTATCGAAATGGCGTGTCACTACTCGTTTGCTGAAATGTGAAACCTTTCCCACCACCCATCACCACCTAATGGCCTTCAGTGTCAGGAGTCGCATTAGTGGTTACAACGTTTCCGACGTTTTCCCAACGCCAAAATAGAGGGGAAGCCCCCTTGCTCCTAGTTCCGTTTATGGTATTAGAGCATGTTCCAGACGGTGGTCATTCCGGGTACTGCTCCAATCAATCATCAATCATAATTATCGGCAGAAAAACCTGCAAGGCAAATACACACCATTCTCTGCTGTTTAGGAAACCGGTTGGAATATCCGgctgtgccattttgtgaCATGGCCATGGTTAACATGTAAGCGTGGAAACGGATTCGTATTCGTACCCTGCCAAATGTGCAAATAGTTCATTAGAGGAGGAGCCGCTGACTGAATCACTTACCGAGTGAGCTAATAGAAATGACTTCAAACGACGAATCTCCTGCACCCTGCACGCTGCGGAAGGCCCACAGAAGGGCACTTACGTTAATTGGATTAATGCTTTCGCCCAACGGGAGCGCGCgagggaaaagttttttttcgcgCAGAACTTCTCAAGCGGAAGCTTTCCGGTTGTTTGATTACATGTTTCAAGGATGCATTTAAGACATTGAGTAAATGCTCGTTGGAAATTCGTTATGGGGTTTTACATTGATTCAATGGTTATCAGGCTTGTAAAGCATGATTGTGCAAGCTTAATTGCATTTCATTCAACTGCAATTGCACACCCATAAATTTTCCCTATTTCAAGTTCACCGATCAAGGCACGGGGTGAAGtaaaattgcaatcaaaaatcaatcaGCTCTCCACTACAAAgcggaatcagaatcgaatCCACGATAATGGTGTAAAGGGCCGTTTACCGTTTAACGTTCAAGCCTTTAGCTCCTTCTCCAGAAGCTAAATTTCGTGAATTTCCATATACACCATTGGAATGCATCAAGCAAAGAACGAACGTCTGTGTCAGACAACACGGTCGGGGCGCGCACAGCTTCAGACGGagcctggtggtggtggtggacccCCGACCAACCGGCCCAGACGCTAATGGTATTAATTTATTCGATCCCGAGGTGGCGAATACTGTCTAGATTTCATTACTTAGCGAAAGTGTTCGCATCGCGCTTGCGGTCGTACCGTCCATGACCATTACTGCACTGGCACGTGGACCGATCAACCGACGAGATGGATCACCGTGCGCTTACGGGATGTTTAAGATTTCCCTCTAATTAAAGCCATGCCGTGCTGTGCGAACGCTCAGTTGTAACCATTTTAGCAACAACTTTGGTCATGCGATTTGCTCCGAAAGCTTGGCAAAGCTTAAATTCTAATTTGCTGATTATTTGCCTAATTGATGATACATCCCTTTGGCCGTTGGGGTGTCTTTCTACCAGCTTTCTACCGCCAAATATTCTTGTCGCACTGGAATGTAACAAACAAATCCAGCCACTGGACACAAATTGAATCATGCACCTAATTGCGGTATTACCAAAACTTGTTAGCCCTCCACCAACAGCGAGGGCTGCTTAGTATACAGTGCAAAAGGGGACAAGCCTGCACAACCTTCTCCATATTTTAGTGCTGGAAAAAGGTGGGGGGGGATATGAAAAATCCTCCGCAAAAACTCTCTCTCGTAGACTCCCGTAGCTTTTGTAGCTTTCCAACAAGCAAAGAGCTCCTTGACCTTCCCAATGGTTGGAGCGAAACTAATTTAAAGTTTCTTCAGTTTTTGGAGTGTACATCCACGCTCCGCTTCTGGCTGGATGCTCCTTTGCCTCTTCTTCTCCTGCACAGTGAACTGGTACCATCGGTGCACTTGTTGTTGGGTTCTTCAGTATCCCCTTTAAACCCGAcctgtgagtgagtgagcagAATGCGGCAacaaaattgcaaattgcTGCAAAAGTTGCATTATGCTGAATGCACCGATGATTCAATTGGTAATTTCAAGTAACTCAGGGGCAGCGTTTTGAGCTGAGGGAAAGTACAGAACGGCTCTTTAGGAGATATCAAATTAATTTGATAATAAATTTCTTCTCCGCCAGCTTGCGTCCTCATCGCCTTACCTGGAGAGCGCTTTGTCAACGCAGTGCTCTCAAGGGCCGGAAGATGATTCTGCAGTACCCACTCAATCACGGGGCAGCTGTCCTGTTTCACTGCTAGcaagcaaagaagaagaatgtctTCCTTTGCTCTGGGAAACATATTTGACACGTCCTGTGTTCTTTTACAAGAATGCTTGGGCAGCGGCTGCACCCGGCCGCACCCGGCAGAACCCAAACCACG contains:
- the LOC120908753 gene encoding tensin-4-like — translated: MNCTAINSNQIETTPNNLPRLMGGMGTATPLSTSHTPTSRTAKATICSGPGGTGGSVGTTVFFHRTTNNLLDVPRTANSSEEENSPTELNTCRKLTEKPPLVKRLTMGILRTAEDSRPLVHSSSSPSSSSSSSQTISDGYVNEGICADTAETTLSTTVFTTCSSNSNKLSGSATSATNTTTPTMAAGSSTMRSPLTPGTSLGAAGTSILFDAGGPRYNHTATTLLYPPAVPLRNDSLSLKEQHELKGAPWFQAGIPREISLEVLSRQNPGAFLVRQSTTKPGCFALSLRVPPPAPKVAHYLILRTIRGYKIKGFTKEFTSLRALITHHSVMPELLPVPLALPRPPQIVHRQEDPETYGSLNDFQNMITE